Proteins from a single region of Chryseobacterium sp. T16E-39:
- a CDS encoding phytase yields the protein MIKLNKSIAILTFPLLINCTGQNELGKKIEPAAVTEQVGYDTDDPAIWINPQDASKSIIIGTDKDTNGGLYAFDLNGKIINKVPGLKRPNNVDLEYGFPFNGKKVDFAAVTERETNSVKLYSLPDLKEIGSFSVFDGEKERSPMGISIYKNPKTDEIFAIVGRKSGPADGYLWQYKLTEKEGKITGEVVRKFGKYSGLKEIESIAVDDELGYIYYSDEQFGVHQYYADPSKGNEELLVFGKGDFTSDVEGISIYATSATAGYILVSNQQKDTFNVYLRENPSKGKVAEIPVSTSESDGSEVTNVNLGPQFPKGIFVAMSNGKVFHIYDWRTVEERIKSQMKK from the coding sequence ATGATAAAACTAAATAAAAGTATTGCTATACTAACTTTCCCATTACTTATTAATTGTACCGGGCAAAATGAATTGGGAAAAAAAATAGAACCTGCCGCTGTTACGGAACAAGTGGGTTATGATACCGATGATCCCGCAATCTGGATCAATCCTCAGGATGCATCTAAAAGTATCATCATTGGAACCGATAAGGATACCAATGGAGGATTATATGCTTTTGATCTGAATGGAAAGATCATTAATAAGGTTCCCGGATTAAAACGTCCCAATAATGTAGATCTTGAATATGGTTTTCCATTCAATGGAAAGAAAGTCGATTTCGCTGCCGTTACGGAAAGAGAAACCAACAGCGTGAAGCTGTACTCACTTCCAGATTTAAAAGAAATAGGTTCGTTCAGTGTTTTTGATGGGGAAAAAGAGCGATCACCCATGGGAATTTCGATTTATAAAAATCCTAAAACAGATGAGATTTTTGCTATTGTAGGAAGAAAATCAGGACCGGCTGATGGTTATTTGTGGCAATATAAATTGACCGAGAAAGAAGGAAAAATTACCGGAGAAGTTGTACGAAAATTCGGTAAATACAGCGGTTTGAAAGAAATCGAAAGCATTGCGGTAGATGATGAATTGGGATATATCTATTATTCTGATGAGCAGTTTGGGGTTCATCAATATTACGCAGATCCATCAAAAGGAAATGAAGAACTTTTGGTTTTCGGGAAGGGAGATTTTACATCAGACGTAGAAGGAATTTCTATATATGCAACTTCTGCAACAGCCGGATATATTCTGGTTTCCAATCAACAAAAAGATACCTTTAATGTATACCTGAGGGAAAATCCTTCAAAAGGAAAAGTTGCAGAAATCCCTGTATCGACAAGTGAAAGCGATGGTTCTGAAGTGACCAATGTAAACCTGGGGCCTCAATTTCCAAAAGGAATATTTGTAGCCATGAGTAATGGTAAAGTATTTCATATTTATGACTGGAGAACCGTTGAAGAAAGGATTAAGAGTCAAATGAAGAAATAA
- a CDS encoding TonB-dependent receptor: MKKIFTSVLLCASIYFYAQSGTVSGNINDDSKITLPGAKISLTPGNIYTTSDEHGNFVFLNVPTGNYTMKVDYLGYGSAEYNILVEAEKNTKQNIVFTRKETNIQEVVVTGATLKNQARALNKQKNNANITNVISSDQIGRFPDANIGDALKRVPGITIQNDQGEARNLIIRGLAPNLNSVTLNGDRIPSAEGDNRNVQMDLIPSDMIATIEVNKTLTPDMDADAIGGSVNLITRASPNGQRISATLAGGYNPIREKGNYTAGFVYGNRFLNKKLGAVFSFSYNNNNFGSDNIEPTWSLADDVAKTAYISKMGVRYYNEHRIRHSFDLNMDYEFNSKNKIYASAMYNFRNDKENRYALGYKIKPTYNADESEITGWTGSMTRQNKGGDSDNDNTRLEKQKVQNYALRGEHLLGSKIDLDWSMNYATASEKKPHERYIEFERKNVNFLSDLSDPERPMITPTAADNLGSYKLSDLSDSNSFTQEKEFGAKVNLRFPFSVIEDQKGRLRVGARLRLKQKERDNDYYAFEPVNSLGSLLSVPTTYLDGHNFQAGNYVPGTFVNAGYLGGLDLFNPNLFNGELKPEEFLSNNYSAKEHIYAGYIRWDQDFSDKFSMIAGARIETTSIDYTGNYVKDEEDLVGKINNKNTYTNILPNISFKYVPEQNLVLRAAFTTALARPNYYALVPFLSVISADELISAGNPNLKATYAYNFDFMAEKYFKSVGILSGGLFYKNLKDFIYTYSRKNYTAADFSGDFAGQTNPIPAGESNWRFTQQRNGDNVDIYGFEVALQRQLDFIPGAFWKGLGVYVNYTYTKSKAKGITNEAGDERTDVGLPGAAPHMFNGSLSWENKRFSARVSMNYASSYIDELGGNSFEDRYYDKQLFLDANASYKITSQLRVFAEANNLTNQPLRYYQGIQSRTTQVEYYRPRFTMGVKFDF; this comes from the coding sequence GTGAAGAAAATTTTTACGTCTGTTTTATTGTGCGCATCGATCTATTTTTATGCACAATCGGGAACTGTTTCCGGAAACATCAATGATGACTCGAAGATTACGTTACCGGGAGCCAAGATCTCCCTGACTCCTGGAAATATTTACACTACATCCGATGAACACGGAAATTTTGTTTTCCTGAATGTTCCGACAGGAAATTATACCATGAAAGTAGATTACCTCGGTTATGGAAGTGCTGAGTATAATATATTGGTAGAAGCTGAGAAAAATACAAAACAAAACATTGTCTTTACCAGAAAAGAAACGAATATCCAGGAGGTTGTCGTAACCGGAGCAACCTTAAAGAATCAGGCAAGAGCCCTCAACAAGCAAAAAAATAACGCCAATATTACGAATGTAATCTCCTCAGATCAGATCGGACGTTTTCCCGACGCCAATATTGGAGATGCACTGAAGCGTGTCCCTGGTATTACAATACAAAATGACCAGGGTGAAGCGAGAAATCTGATTATTCGCGGACTTGCTCCCAATTTAAATTCAGTCACCTTAAACGGGGACCGTATTCCTTCTGCAGAAGGTGATAACCGAAATGTTCAGATGGACCTTATTCCGTCTGACATGATTGCAACGATAGAAGTCAATAAAACATTGACACCGGATATGGATGCTGATGCTATCGGCGGTTCTGTCAATCTGATCACAAGAGCTTCCCCTAACGGGCAGAGAATTTCTGCAACACTAGCCGGTGGTTATAATCCTATCCGTGAAAAAGGAAATTATACGGCTGGTTTTGTATATGGAAACCGTTTTCTTAATAAAAAGCTGGGGGCTGTTTTCAGCTTTTCTTATAATAACAACAATTTTGGATCAGATAATATTGAGCCAACCTGGAGTCTTGCTGATGATGTAGCAAAAACAGCCTACATCAGTAAAATGGGTGTCCGATATTACAATGAGCATCGTATCCGACACAGTTTTGATTTGAATATGGATTATGAATTCAATTCAAAAAACAAGATTTATGCATCGGCTATGTATAATTTCAGGAACGATAAAGAAAACCGATATGCTCTTGGGTATAAAATAAAACCCACTTATAATGCAGATGAATCTGAAATTACGGGGTGGACAGGAAGCATGACAAGACAAAACAAGGGTGGAGATTCTGATAATGATAACACGCGTCTTGAGAAGCAAAAAGTTCAGAACTATGCCTTAAGAGGAGAACATTTACTCGGTTCTAAAATCGATTTGGATTGGTCAATGAATTATGCAACCGCCAGTGAGAAAAAACCTCATGAACGTTATATCGAGTTTGAACGCAAAAATGTAAATTTTCTAAGTGATTTAAGTGATCCTGAAAGACCAATGATCACTCCTACTGCAGCCGACAATTTGGGCAGTTACAAATTAAGTGATCTTTCCGATTCCAATAGTTTTACACAAGAAAAGGAATTTGGAGCCAAAGTAAATTTACGTTTCCCATTTTCTGTAATTGAGGATCAAAAGGGAAGATTACGCGTCGGAGCCCGTTTACGTTTAAAACAAAAGGAAAGAGATAATGACTATTATGCATTTGAGCCTGTGAATAGCTTAGGCAGTCTTCTATCTGTTCCTACGACTTATCTGGATGGTCATAATTTCCAGGCAGGCAACTATGTTCCCGGAACATTCGTGAATGCCGGTTATTTAGGAGGACTTGACCTGTTTAATCCTAATTTATTTAATGGTGAGCTAAAACCTGAAGAGTTTCTTTCCAACAATTACAGTGCAAAAGAGCATATTTATGCGGGATACATCAGATGGGATCAGGATTTCAGTGATAAGTTCTCAATGATTGCCGGGGCCCGTATTGAAACAACATCTATAGATTATACCGGAAATTATGTGAAGGATGAAGAAGATCTTGTAGGAAAAATCAACAATAAGAATACGTACACGAATATTTTACCGAATATTTCCTTTAAATATGTTCCTGAACAAAATCTTGTTCTTCGTGCTGCTTTTACCACCGCTTTAGCCCGTCCTAATTATTATGCATTGGTTCCATTCCTAAGTGTAATTTCTGCGGATGAACTGATCTCTGCCGGAAATCCTAATCTGAAGGCGACTTATGCTTATAATTTTGATTTCATGGCTGAGAAGTACTTTAAATCTGTCGGGATCCTTTCCGGAGGTTTATTTTACAAAAACCTGAAGGACTTTATTTATACCTACTCCAGAAAAAATTATACTGCAGCGGATTTCTCCGGAGATTTTGCAGGTCAAACCAACCCAATTCCTGCAGGAGAAAGCAACTGGAGATTTACCCAACAAAGGAATGGTGACAATGTAGACATCTATGGTTTTGAAGTCGCTTTACAAAGACAATTGGATTTTATTCCGGGAGCATTCTGGAAAGGTTTGGGAGTTTATGTTAATTATACCTACACTAAATCTAAAGCTAAAGGAATTACTAACGAAGCCGGTGATGAAAGAACAGATGTTGGATTACCGGGAGCTGCTCCTCATATGTTCAACGGATCACTTTCGTGGGAAAACAAGCGATTCTCTGCAAGGGTTTCAATGAATTATGCATCTTCTTATATTGATGAGCTGGGGGGAAATTCATTTGAAGACCGTTATTACGATAAACAACTTTTCCTGGATGCGAATGCCTCTTATAAAATTACCAGCCAGCTGAGAGTTTTTGCCGAAGCTAATAATTTAACCAATCAACCGTTAAGATATTACCAGGGAATCCAGAGCAGAACAACTCAGGTTGAGTATTACAGACCTCGATTTACGATGGGTGTCAAGTTTGATTTTTAA
- a CDS encoding glycoside hydrolase family 2 TIM barrel-domain containing protein: MNPLKKLITIIVLILPFLLFSQRIKLSINTSWQFHKGDESNTNEKGYWEKINIPHTWNAEDVMDDNPGYYRGIGWYQKEIDIPKGWKDKNIYIYFEGASQVAEVFVNGTSAGTHLGGYLAFSFNITQFLHEGKNEIKVKLDNSHNPDIPPLGGDFSVYGGIYRDVYLIAVDKNHFDMDNYASNGVFISTPVVNDESATVQVKGKVVSDRKVKVKTYMYDGDGKEIALSENKPDKNGNFSIQIKNIKKPHLWSPENPYLYKVVNVLTDEMTGAIYDEMINPLGFRWYHFDAEKGFYLNGKPYKIMGASRHQDFKGMGSALVDALHINDVQWLKNMGGNFLRVSHYPQDPAIMEACDRLGILTAVETPGNNQITESETYAHNMLDMQREMIRQNYNHPSVIIWSYMNESLIQPLYQDKTQEREKYWNNLRELAQKMEDLCRAEDPERYTMIAYHGDFDLYKRVGLIDIPKVAGWNLYQGWYGGKFEDFETFVLKHHKEYPSKPLIISEFGADSDYRLHNFKPTVFDKTQEYANLYHEAYLKTIKKYPFIAGAIVWNLVEFGNESRQEAVPHINNKGLLTTDRKPKDSYFIYKSALASEPFVKIGGSDWLYRAQQADEGSDIHATQPVIVYTNQKEVKLWLNGKLLGTENTNDGKAIFTAIFKNGTNTLKAITNDGQEDFISIDFHVIANQLKSKENTFSTLNVSLGDQRMFMDDVTRESWIPEKEYTAGSWGYVGGNIYKEDEKGERYGSRRNILGTAYDAIYETQRVGLKAFKADVPDGLYELTLHFAELLSPEQQEKLVYNLGNNAGQKIRIGRGRSFDVSVNGLVILEGLSNDNDLVPIKAYHTKTTVLVKNGQGITVDFIPKQGDSILNGLQIRKLY; the protein is encoded by the coding sequence ATGAACCCACTAAAAAAACTGATTACAATAATAGTACTCATCCTTCCATTTCTACTATTTTCACAACGTATCAAACTGAGCATTAATACATCGTGGCAATTTCACAAAGGAGATGAAAGCAATACGAATGAAAAAGGCTATTGGGAGAAAATTAATATTCCTCATACCTGGAATGCTGAAGATGTAATGGATGATAACCCCGGCTATTACCGTGGAATTGGTTGGTATCAGAAAGAAATTGATATTCCAAAAGGTTGGAAAGACAAGAATATTTATATCTATTTTGAGGGGGCAAGTCAGGTGGCTGAAGTTTTTGTAAATGGAACAAGTGCCGGAACTCATTTGGGCGGTTATCTTGCTTTTAGTTTTAATATCACCCAATTCTTACATGAAGGTAAAAATGAGATTAAGGTGAAATTGGATAATAGCCACAATCCGGATATTCCTCCGCTTGGTGGTGATTTTAGCGTGTATGGTGGTATCTATCGTGATGTATATCTTATCGCTGTAGATAAAAATCATTTTGACATGGATAATTATGCCAGTAATGGAGTATTTATAAGTACTCCTGTGGTAAATGATGAATCTGCAACGGTACAGGTGAAAGGAAAGGTGGTTTCTGACAGAAAGGTAAAAGTCAAGACCTATATGTATGATGGGGACGGAAAAGAAATTGCATTATCAGAAAATAAGCCGGACAAAAATGGAAACTTTAGTATTCAGATAAAAAATATTAAAAAGCCGCACCTCTGGAGTCCAGAAAATCCATATTTATATAAAGTCGTTAATGTACTAACAGACGAAATGACCGGAGCAATTTATGATGAAATGATCAACCCTTTAGGGTTCAGATGGTATCATTTTGATGCTGAAAAAGGATTTTATCTTAATGGGAAACCGTATAAAATTATGGGAGCCAGCCGACATCAGGATTTTAAAGGAATGGGCTCTGCGTTGGTAGATGCGTTACACATTAACGATGTACAATGGCTTAAAAATATGGGCGGCAATTTTCTAAGGGTTTCACATTATCCTCAAGATCCTGCTATTATGGAAGCCTGTGACCGTCTGGGAATATTAACAGCCGTGGAAACACCCGGCAATAACCAGATTACCGAAAGTGAAACATATGCCCATAATATGCTGGATATGCAGCGTGAAATGATCCGTCAGAATTATAACCACCCAAGTGTTATCATCTGGAGTTATATGAATGAATCTCTTATCCAGCCACTGTACCAGGATAAAACGCAGGAAAGAGAAAAGTACTGGAATAACCTTCGGGAGCTTGCGCAGAAAATGGAAGATTTATGCAGGGCTGAAGATCCTGAACGCTACACAATGATTGCTTATCATGGAGATTTTGACTTATACAAAAGGGTAGGTCTCATCGATATTCCAAAAGTAGCAGGGTGGAATTTATACCAGGGATGGTATGGTGGCAAGTTTGAAGACTTTGAAACTTTTGTTTTAAAACATCATAAAGAGTATCCGTCAAAACCCCTGATTATTTCAGAATTTGGTGCCGATTCAGATTATCGCCTTCATAACTTTAAACCCACCGTTTTTGATAAAACCCAGGAATATGCCAATCTTTATCATGAAGCTTATCTTAAAACAATTAAAAAATACCCTTTCATAGCTGGTGCCATTGTTTGGAATCTGGTAGAATTTGGGAATGAGAGCCGACAGGAGGCGGTACCTCACATTAACAATAAGGGACTGCTGACGACAGACAGAAAACCAAAAGATAGTTATTTTATATATAAATCAGCATTGGCCAGCGAACCTTTTGTAAAAATAGGCGGATCCGACTGGTTATATCGAGCCCAGCAAGCAGATGAGGGAAGTGACATTCATGCCACTCAGCCAGTAATAGTGTATACAAATCAAAAGGAGGTGAAACTCTGGTTAAATGGAAAGTTGCTAGGGACCGAAAATACGAATGATGGTAAAGCTATCTTCACAGCCATCTTCAAAAATGGAACGAATACACTCAAAGCGATTACCAACGACGGTCAGGAAGATTTTATTTCTATCGATTTTCATGTGATTGCCAATCAGCTAAAAAGTAAAGAAAATACGTTTTCTACTTTAAATGTCAGCCTGGGAGATCAGAGAATGTTCATGGATGATGTAACCAGGGAAAGCTGGATCCCTGAAAAAGAATATACTGCCGGGAGCTGGGGTTACGTAGGTGGAAATATATATAAAGAAGATGAAAAGGGTGAACGCTATGGTTCGAGAAGAAATATATTGGGAACGGCTTATGACGCAATATATGAAACACAGCGTGTAGGATTAAAAGCCTTTAAAGCGGATGTTCCCGATGGTTTGTATGAACTGACATTACATTTTGCTGAACTTTTGAGCCCTGAGCAGCAGGAAAAACTGGTATATAATCTCGGAAACAATGCCGGTCAGAAAATCCGAATTGGCAGGGGGCGTAGCTTTGATGTATCAGTGAATGGATTGGTGATTCTTGAAGGTCTTTCTAATGATAATGATCTGGTTCCCATAAAAGCATATCACACAAAAACCACCGTTTTGGTGAAGAACGGACAGGGAATAACTGTTGATTTTATCCCTAAACAGGGGGATTCTATTTTAAATGGTTTGCAGATCAGAAAATTGTATTAA
- a CDS encoding serine hydrolase domain-containing protein, which produces MKHPLALLFTVFLCFFGQSQEQVTVDIKRSEIERKTNEYFSAITSLKQFNGNVIVAKDGSVIINKTYNINHGPKGLKVDQNSKFIIASVSKVFVKYGILKLVEQKKISLEDPLSKFIPDFPDGNKITINHLMHHQSGLPREIKDYEKFDKLTGEQIIELAKKEKLLFEPGTKTLYSNIGFLLLHNIINKTARNGYLSFIKKEIFDPIGLKNTNEYNAKKPSKNFVRGFDNDDGKIVKASAKDLNRFETGNYVSTIGDLYLFSKEGFKGKHLEKGLIKELFDENEVLAQAGGRPGYRAYFYKNKKTGFDFMFVSNYTGIPMQQVTEDIVKIVEGKPYKVPNAIKRKKIELSEQIMKRYEGKYALELDNTQYFIITVKDGKLYVAGKDGEATEAVPDSETTFFFDPASNDGLLFTVNKDTGAYEMIMISDGLNLKTKKIN; this is translated from the coding sequence ATGAAACATCCATTAGCTCTATTATTTACTGTTTTTTTATGTTTCTTTGGTCAAAGCCAGGAACAGGTTACTGTAGATATAAAAAGATCTGAAATAGAAAGAAAAACTAACGAGTATTTTTCTGCGATAACCAGCCTCAAACAGTTTAATGGAAATGTAATTGTGGCAAAAGATGGCTCGGTGATTATTAACAAAACCTATAACATAAATCATGGACCAAAAGGGTTAAAGGTAGACCAGAATAGTAAATTTATCATTGCTTCGGTATCCAAAGTGTTTGTGAAATATGGTATTCTGAAACTTGTCGAACAAAAGAAAATATCATTAGAGGACCCATTATCCAAATTTATCCCTGATTTTCCTGATGGAAATAAAATAACGATCAATCACCTGATGCACCACCAGTCAGGGCTGCCAAGGGAGATTAAAGATTATGAAAAATTTGATAAACTGACCGGTGAGCAGATCATTGAACTGGCAAAAAAAGAAAAACTTCTGTTTGAACCCGGTACAAAGACCTTATATTCAAATATTGGGTTTCTGTTATTGCATAATATTATCAATAAAACAGCCAGGAACGGATATCTGTCATTTATAAAAAAAGAAATATTTGATCCTATTGGGCTTAAAAATACCAATGAATACAATGCTAAAAAGCCTTCAAAGAATTTTGTACGGGGATTTGATAATGATGATGGTAAAATAGTAAAAGCTTCTGCAAAAGACTTGAATAGATTTGAGACAGGGAATTACGTTTCGACAATTGGGGATCTGTATCTCTTTTCCAAAGAAGGTTTTAAAGGTAAACATCTCGAAAAAGGACTTATCAAAGAACTGTTTGATGAAAATGAAGTATTAGCGCAGGCCGGTGGAAGACCAGGTTACAGAGCTTATTTTTATAAAAATAAAAAGACAGGATTTGATTTTATGTTTGTCAGCAATTATACAGGGATCCCGATGCAGCAGGTTACAGAAGATATTGTGAAAATTGTAGAAGGAAAGCCTTATAAGGTTCCCAATGCGATCAAAAGAAAAAAGATAGAACTTTCAGAACAAATAATGAAAAGATATGAAGGGAAGTATGCTTTAGAACTTGATAATACACAATATTTTATCATTACTGTAAAAGATGGAAAATTATATGTGGCAGGTAAAGATGGCGAGGCTACTGAAGCTGTTCCGGATTCTGAAACAACATTCTTTTTTGATCCGGCTTCAAATGATGGTTTGTTATTTACTGTAAATAAAGACACCGGAGCATATGAAATGATTATGATATCAGACGGTCTCAATCTTAAAACAAAAAAAATAAACTAA
- a CDS encoding organic hydroperoxide resistance protein, translated as MNNNQKAAEVQKVLYTAKTKTTGGRQGNAKSDDGNLDLLLSPPGSNIPGTNPEQLFAAGWSACYIGALGLAAKKLGITIPSHTYVDAEVDLGMNGGDFLLQARLSVSLPGLERNIAEELVIIAHQTCPYSKAIHGNINVTTTVL; from the coding sequence ATGAACAACAATCAAAAAGCTGCAGAAGTACAAAAGGTATTGTATACTGCAAAAACGAAAACAACCGGAGGCAGACAAGGAAACGCTAAAAGTGATGATGGAAATCTGGATCTATTATTATCTCCCCCTGGATCAAATATCCCGGGAACCAATCCTGAACAGCTTTTTGCAGCAGGCTGGTCGGCGTGCTACATAGGAGCGTTAGGACTGGCAGCGAAAAAACTGGGAATAACAATACCCTCCCACACTTATGTAGACGCAGAGGTAGATCTGGGAATGAATGGTGGAGATTTCCTTTTACAAGCACGGCTCTCCGTTAGTTTGCCGGGCTTAGAAAGAAATATAGCTGAAGAACTAGTAATCATTGCTCATCAGACCTGTCCTTATTCGAAGGCCATCCATGGAAATATTAATGTAACAACAACCGTTCTTTAA
- a CDS encoding epoxide hydrolase family protein — protein sequence METKRNNLKATLTASVFVLLSATSFAQNTTKGTDAIRPYHVSIPETAIKELRQRINSTRWPDKETVTDQSQGVKLQQIKDLVKYWGNGYDWHKAENKLNSLPQFITKIDGLDIHFIHVRSKHKNAMPLIITHGWPGSIFEELKAIEPLTDPTKYGGKAEDAFDVIIPSMPGYGFSEKPKTTGWGVEKIGKSWDVLMKRLGYHHYVSQGGDWGAVIADAMGRQAPEGLLGIHVNMPATVPAEIADVLKAGGPAPEGLPEDEKAAFTSLNKLYTRGGGYAGMMVTRPQTLGYGLTDSPVGLASFFLDKFNEWTYSGGNAEKSLTKDEMLDDISLYWFTDTAVSSAQLYWENNNNNFNVVEQKTREIKVPVAVTVFPGEIYQAPKSWTEKAYPNLIYFNQAKKGGHFASWEEPQVFAQELREAFRPLRK from the coding sequence ATGGAAACAAAAAGAAACAATTTAAAAGCTACACTTACTGCAAGCGTATTCGTATTATTATCAGCAACAAGTTTTGCACAAAATACGACCAAAGGAACTGATGCTATTCGTCCTTATCATGTAAGTATTCCCGAGACTGCCATTAAAGAACTTCGTCAACGTATCAACTCAACAAGATGGCCAGATAAAGAGACGGTAACCGATCAGTCACAGGGAGTGAAGCTACAGCAGATTAAGGATCTTGTAAAATATTGGGGAAATGGATATGACTGGCATAAGGCAGAAAACAAATTAAATTCGTTGCCACAATTTATTACTAAAATTGACGGCTTGGACATTCATTTCATACATGTTCGTTCAAAACATAAAAATGCAATGCCTTTAATCATTACTCATGGATGGCCAGGGTCTATATTTGAAGAATTAAAAGCGATTGAACCGCTTACAGATCCAACAAAATATGGAGGAAAAGCAGAAGATGCTTTTGATGTGATTATACCGTCAATGCCGGGTTACGGATTTTCAGAGAAACCAAAGACTACGGGATGGGGTGTTGAAAAGATAGGAAAAAGCTGGGATGTATTGATGAAACGTCTGGGATATCATCATTATGTATCACAGGGAGGTGACTGGGGTGCTGTAATTGCTGATGCAATGGGTCGACAGGCTCCGGAAGGTCTTTTAGGAATCCATGTGAATATGCCGGCAACTGTACCTGCAGAAATAGCAGATGTTTTGAAAGCAGGAGGTCCGGCTCCCGAAGGATTACCTGAAGATGAAAAAGCAGCGTTTACTTCACTGAATAAACTCTATACCCGAGGAGGTGGGTATGCCGGAATGATGGTGACACGTCCCCAGACATTAGGGTATGGACTTACAGATTCACCGGTTGGACTAGCTTCTTTCTTCCTGGATAAATTTAATGAATGGACCTATAGTGGTGGTAATGCAGAGAAATCTCTTACAAAAGACGAAATGCTGGATGACATCAGTTTATATTGGTTCACTGATACTGCTGTTTCATCAGCACAATTGTATTGGGAAAACAATAATAACAATTTCAATGTAGTAGAGCAGAAAACGAGAGAAATAAAAGTACCTGTAGCTGTTACCGTATTCCCCGGTGAGATCTATCAGGCTCCAAAAAGCTGGACAGAGAAAGCTTATCCAAATCTGATTTATTTTAACCAGGCAAAAAAAGGAGGACACTTTGCTTCATGGGAAGAACCTCAGGTATTTGCACAGGAACTTCGTGAGGCATTCAGACCTTTGAGGAAATAA
- a CDS encoding MFS transporter, producing MNLPEKADKKSKRFQYIKLCIFLSGLSVFAQLYLFQPLLPLVADYFHTTVGDSSLLVSSSTIGMAAGLFFFAFNADSYSRKGLMAFSLLSSAVLTILSAWIPNLPLLIFIGVLKGFVISGVSAVALAYLTEEVHSSVVALAISMYLSGNTIGGMSGRIMATLLSGELGWQKAVLIIGIESLILGLIFWKLFPGSKFFVPQKVDYHLKIKQMKRFLMDSYMLRLYLVAALIMGAFVSVYNYLTFRLEAAPFSLNHFYIAFIFLMYTFGVFGTMITSRLSKRIEQKNILQGAILFMIGGIVLLLSENIYIVIFGLGLFTLSFFAAHTMASQMTALRAKDGKSSATSMYWLFYYFGSSILGSGTGYLLHGTSWTYFIFFLIIAILTAYLLASFKLKRIHKIS from the coding sequence ATGAACTTACCTGAAAAAGCAGATAAAAAAAGTAAACGTTTTCAATATATCAAACTGTGTATTTTCCTTTCAGGACTATCTGTATTTGCTCAACTCTATCTTTTCCAGCCTTTGCTTCCCCTTGTAGCTGACTATTTCCATACCACTGTGGGAGATAGTTCATTACTTGTTTCCTCTTCGACCATAGGAATGGCAGCCGGACTTTTTTTCTTTGCTTTTAATGCGGACAGCTATTCCAGAAAGGGGCTCATGGCTTTTTCATTACTATCTTCGGCAGTCCTGACCATTCTTTCTGCATGGATTCCCAATCTTCCTTTATTGATCTTTATCGGGGTTCTAAAAGGCTTTGTTATTTCAGGTGTTTCGGCAGTTGCCCTTGCTTATCTTACGGAAGAAGTTCATTCTTCTGTAGTTGCTTTAGCAATTAGTATGTACCTCAGTGGAAACACGATTGGGGGAATGAGCGGAAGAATAATGGCAACCCTCCTTTCCGGAGAGCTTGGATGGCAAAAAGCAGTATTGATCATAGGAATTGAAAGTCTTATTTTAGGGCTCATATTTTGGAAATTATTTCCCGGATCGAAATTTTTTGTCCCTCAAAAAGTAGATTATCATCTGAAAATAAAACAGATGAAAAGGTTTCTGATGGACTCTTATATGCTTAGATTGTACTTGGTTGCTGCGCTTATCATGGGAGCTTTTGTAAGTGTCTACAATTACCTGACCTTCCGTTTGGAGGCTGCTCCATTTTCTCTTAATCATTTTTATATAGCATTTATATTTCTAATGTACACTTTCGGGGTTTTTGGAACGATGATCACAAGCCGTTTATCAAAAAGAATCGAACAGAAAAATATATTGCAGGGAGCTATATTATTTATGATTGGAGGTATTGTGCTTTTACTTTCTGAAAATATCTATATTGTTATTTTCGGCCTGGGACTCTTCACCTTATCATTTTTCGCGGCGCATACCATGGCAAGCCAGATGACTGCACTTCGCGCAAAGGATGGGAAATCTTCTGCGACTTCAATGTATTGGTTATTTTATTATTTTGGTTCCAGTATTTTAGGAAGTGGTACCGGTTATTTATTGCATGGCACATCGTGGACTTATTTCATCTTTTTCCTTATTATTGCTATACTTACCGCCTATTTACTTGCATCTTTTAAATTAAAAAGAATTCACAAAATATCATAA